Proteins encoded by one window of Arachis hypogaea cultivar Tifrunner chromosome 1, arahy.Tifrunner.gnm2.J5K5, whole genome shotgun sequence:
- the LOC112709881 gene encoding uncharacterized protein, whose translation MENRQHLRRVSFTDPQPPKHHGSSGTRDNNAWSWLKRTNFHYEDIDDEHATSVAAAAFAIHSLEEEESRNSQKIREGPKSSRTRTMRTKENISRNPSYGETSMKRSFGQDPRTKETALPVRRSSSVSSPKPPPPAQAVYQKEKGIPILHKNVSNGPQTWQKTNIEKIQQRYEKIKSKILSLKCVKKIQTKFQIERKKRELKKKREMQTLNHRNKMERIGMLSQGSRVEDKRKNEEWEARENSNRIRKTGKVPVKCSCFNPR comes from the exons ATGGAAAACAGACAACATCTGAGAAG GGTGTCATTTACTGATCCACAACCACCAAAACATCATGGGTCTTCTGGTACTAGAGATAACAATGCTTGGAGCTGGCTCAAAAGgacaaattttcattatgaagATATAGATGATGAGCATGCAACTTCAGTTGCAGCTGCAGCATTTGCAATTCATTCTCTAGAAGAAGAGGAATCACGCAATTCGCAAAAGATAAGAGAGGGTCCCAAATCTTCAAGGACTCGAACTATGAGAACAAAAGAGAACATATCTAGGAACCCAAGTTATG GCGAAACTTCAATGAAGAGGTCATTTGGACAAGATCCTAGGACAAAGGAAACAGCTCTTCCAGTTAGACGCTCAAGCAGTGTATCCTCTCCAAAGCCTCCACCACCAGCTCAAGCAGTGTATCAAAAGGAGAAAGGCATTCCAATACTACACAAAAATGTCTCAAATGGACCACAAACTTGGCAAAAGACCAACATAGAGAAGATTCAACAGCG GTATGAGAAGATAAAGTCAAAAATTCTTTCTTTAAAGTGTGTGAAAAAGATTCAAACCAAATTCCAGATAGAAAGGAAGAAG AGAGAactgaagaagaaaagagaaatgcAAACGCTGAATCATCGGAATAAGATGGAAAGGATAGGTATGTTATCACAAGGATCAAGAGTTgaagacaaaagaaaaaatgaagagTGGGAGGCCAGAGAAAACTCAAACAGAATCAGGAAAACTGGCAAGGTCCCTGTAAAATGTTCATGTTTCAATCCTAGATAG